One part of the [Pantoea] beijingensis genome encodes these proteins:
- the epmA gene encoding elongation factor P--(R)-beta-lysine ligase, translated as MSDTASWQPSAPIANLLKRAAIMAEIRRFFADRGVLEVETPAMSQATVTDIHLFPFQTRFVGPGAAEGRDLYLMTSPEYHMKRLLAAGSGPIYQLCRSFRNEEAGRHHNPEFTMLEWYRPHYDMYRLMNEVDDLLQQTLECETSESLSYQQAFIRYLEVDPLSADKTQLREVADKLGAGNLANAEEDRDTLLQLLFMLGVEPNIGIDKPTFVYHFPATQAALAEISTEDHRVAERFEVYFKGIELANGFCELTDSREQRQRFEQDNRRRVARGLPQQPIDTYLLDALTHGMPACSGVALGVDRLIMLALNAERLSEVIAFSVDRC; from the coding sequence ATGAGCGATACGGCAAGCTGGCAGCCGAGCGCCCCCATCGCTAACTTGTTGAAACGTGCAGCGATTATGGCTGAAATAAGACGTTTCTTTGCCGATCGTGGCGTACTTGAAGTAGAGACGCCGGCGATGAGTCAGGCAACGGTGACCGATATTCATTTATTTCCGTTTCAGACGCGCTTTGTCGGACCCGGTGCGGCAGAGGGACGCGATCTCTATTTGATGACCAGCCCGGAATATCATATGAAGCGGCTGCTGGCCGCTGGAAGTGGGCCTATTTACCAGCTGTGCCGTAGTTTTCGTAATGAAGAGGCCGGGAGACACCATAATCCCGAGTTCACGATGCTGGAATGGTATCGCCCACATTATGATATGTATCGCCTGATGAATGAGGTCGACGATCTTCTTCAGCAGACGCTGGAGTGTGAAACGTCTGAATCGCTCTCTTATCAGCAGGCGTTTATCCGTTATCTGGAAGTGGATCCGCTGTCGGCCGATAAAACGCAACTGCGTGAAGTGGCTGATAAGTTGGGGGCAGGTAATTTAGCGAATGCAGAAGAGGATCGCGATACGCTGTTACAACTGCTGTTTATGCTGGGCGTGGAACCTAATATCGGTATCGATAAACCTACCTTTGTCTACCATTTCCCGGCGACACAGGCTGCACTTGCTGAGATCAGCACTGAGGACCATCGGGTGGCGGAACGCTTTGAGGTCTATTTTAAAGGTATTGAACTGGCAAACGGTTTCTGTGAACTCACCGATAGTCGAGAGCAGCGTCAGCGTTTTGAACAGGATAATCGCCGTCGTGTGGCGCGTGGTTTACCGCAGCAACCGATCGATACTTATCTGCTTGATGCGTTAACACACGGTATGCCAGCCTGCTCCGGCGTGGCGCTGGGTGTTGATCGGCTGATCATGCTGGCGTTAAATGCTGAGCGGCTCAGTGAGGTCATCGCGTTTTCTGTGGATCGCTGTTAA
- the queG gene encoding tRNA epoxyqueuosine(34) reductase QueG, whose product MSYPLDLHQLAQDIKSWGLSLGFQQVGICDTDLTAEEPRLQAWLDKQYHGEMDWMARHGMMRARPHELLPGTLRVISVRMNYLPAKAAFASTLKNPRLGYVSRYALGRDYHKVLRNRLKKLGDMIREHCADSHYRPFVDSAPLLERPLAAKAGLGWTGKHSLILNREAGSWFFLGELLIDIPLPVDRPQEENCGRCVACMTTCPTGAIVEPYVIDARRCISYLTIELEGAIPEEFRPLIGNRIYGCDDCQLICPWNRYGQLTDEDDFSPRAVLHAPPLTTLFAWDEKTFLRVTEGSAIRRIGHLRWLRNVAVAMGNAPYDPDIIAALQQRQGENSLLDEHIHWAVKQQLSRRTEHAVDVQLSQQKRLVRVIEKGLPRDA is encoded by the coding sequence ATGTCATACCCTCTCGATCTCCATCAGCTTGCCCAGGATATTAAATCGTGGGGGCTGTCGCTCGGTTTTCAGCAGGTTGGTATTTGTGATACCGATTTGACGGCGGAAGAGCCCCGTCTGCAAGCATGGCTGGACAAACAGTACCATGGTGAAATGGACTGGATGGCGCGTCATGGAATGATGCGTGCGCGCCCTCATGAACTGCTACCCGGCACGCTGCGCGTAATTAGCGTGCGCATGAATTATCTTCCTGCCAAAGCCGCTTTCGCCAGCACACTTAAAAATCCGCGGTTAGGCTATGTTAGTCGCTATGCACTGGGTCGTGATTATCATAAAGTATTACGCAATCGTCTGAAGAAACTTGGCGATATGATCCGGGAGCACTGTGCCGATAGCCATTATCGCCCATTTGTCGATTCTGCGCCGCTACTCGAACGTCCACTGGCGGCTAAAGCAGGCTTAGGCTGGACCGGCAAGCACTCTTTGATTCTTAACCGCGAAGCAGGTTCCTGGTTTTTTCTCGGCGAACTGCTGATCGATATTCCTCTGCCGGTCGATCGGCCTCAGGAAGAAAACTGCGGACGCTGCGTGGCCTGCATGACAACCTGCCCCACTGGCGCCATTGTCGAACCGTATGTGATTGATGCACGTCGCTGTATTTCCTACCTGACGATTGAGCTGGAAGGCGCTATCCCCGAGGAGTTCCGGCCGTTAATCGGTAACCGCATTTATGGTTGCGATGATTGCCAGCTAATTTGTCCATGGAATCGCTATGGCCAGTTAACCGACGAGGATGATTTTAGCCCACGTGCGGTTCTGCATGCCCCACCACTGACAACCCTGTTTGCCTGGGACGAAAAGACCTTTTTACGCGTAACGGAAGGCTCGGCGATCAGGCGCATTGGTCATTTACGCTGGTTGCGAAACGTTGCCGTTGCCATGGGCAATGCACCTTACGATCCTGATATCATTGCGGCGCTGCAGCAGCGTCAAGGGGAAAATAGCCTGCTTGATGAGCACATACATTGGGCCGTAAAACAGCAATTATCACGGCGTACGGAACACGCTGTAGATGTTCAATTATCGCAGCAGAAACGACTGGTAAGGGTGATTGAAAAAGGGTTGCCACGCGATGCATAG
- the frdA gene encoding fumarate reductase (quinol) flavoprotein subunit, with translation MHIFNADLVIVGAGGAGLRAAIAAAVANPQLNIALVSKVYPMRSHTVAAEGGAAAVTQQQDSYDSHFHDTVAGGDWLCEQDIVDYFVEHCPREMTQLDLWGCPWSRKADGAINVRRFGGMKIERTWFAADKTGFHMLHTLFQTSLKYPKIKRFDEHFVLDLLVDEGQARGLIAMNMMEGTLVQIRANAVVLATGGAGRVYRYNTNGGIVTGDGMGMAFRHGVPLRDMEFVQYHPTGLPGSGILMTEGCRGEGGILVNKEGYRYLQDYGMGPETPLGEPRNKYMELGPRDKVSQAFWHEWQKGRTISTPRGEVVYLDLRHLGEKKLRERLPFICELSKAYVGVDPLTAPIPVRPTAHYTMGGIETNNQCETRIAGLFAVGECSSVGLHGANRLGSNSLAELVVFGRLAGEQAAARAQMASPSNDAALNAQSKDIEKRLQALVNQQGSENLAILRDEMGMSMEEGCGIYRTTTLMQNTIDKLAELKERFKRVRINDSSSVFNTELLYNIELGHGLDVAECMAYSAFNRRESRGAHQRLDTGCTERDDQNFLKHTLTFYRAEGAPHVTYDEVKITRLPPAKRVYGAESEHTAEKEQQHD, from the coding sequence GTGCACATTTTTAATGCCGATTTGGTGATTGTCGGGGCTGGTGGCGCGGGGCTGCGCGCAGCCATCGCCGCAGCCGTTGCCAATCCTCAGCTCAACATTGCGCTGGTTTCAAAAGTCTATCCAATGCGCAGTCATACCGTAGCAGCAGAAGGCGGTGCTGCTGCCGTCACGCAACAACAGGACAGCTACGACTCGCATTTCCACGATACCGTTGCCGGCGGCGACTGGTTGTGCGAACAGGATATTGTCGATTACTTTGTTGAGCATTGTCCCCGGGAGATGACGCAATTAGATCTGTGGGGATGCCCATGGAGCCGCAAGGCCGATGGGGCGATTAACGTCCGTCGCTTCGGTGGCATGAAAATTGAACGGACTTGGTTTGCCGCCGATAAAACCGGCTTCCACATGCTACACACCCTATTCCAGACCTCCCTGAAATATCCAAAAATTAAACGGTTTGATGAACATTTTGTTCTTGATCTGCTGGTCGATGAAGGTCAGGCACGCGGCCTAATCGCGATGAACATGATGGAAGGCACGCTGGTACAAATCCGCGCAAATGCGGTAGTACTGGCAACCGGTGGCGCCGGGCGTGTTTATCGCTATAACACTAACGGCGGGATTGTTACCGGTGATGGCATGGGGATGGCGTTCCGCCATGGCGTTCCACTTCGAGATATGGAGTTCGTACAGTATCACCCAACGGGCCTGCCCGGTTCAGGTATCCTGATGACGGAAGGCTGCCGCGGTGAAGGAGGAATCCTGGTCAATAAAGAGGGCTACCGCTACCTGCAAGATTACGGCATGGGCCCGGAAACCCCGCTCGGCGAACCACGCAATAAATATATGGAACTCGGCCCACGTGACAAAGTTTCCCAGGCATTCTGGCATGAGTGGCAAAAAGGGCGCACGATTTCCACGCCCCGCGGTGAAGTGGTTTACCTCGACCTACGCCACTTAGGCGAAAAGAAATTGCGTGAACGCTTGCCGTTTATCTGTGAGCTAAGTAAGGCTTACGTCGGTGTTGATCCTCTCACCGCACCGATCCCGGTACGTCCAACCGCGCATTACACCATGGGCGGTATTGAAACCAACAACCAATGTGAAACGCGTATTGCGGGTCTGTTTGCCGTCGGCGAATGCTCCTCCGTTGGGCTACACGGCGCTAACCGTCTTGGTTCAAATTCGCTGGCAGAGCTAGTGGTATTTGGCAGACTGGCTGGTGAACAGGCCGCTGCACGAGCACAAATGGCTTCGCCGTCAAATGACGCTGCACTGAACGCGCAAAGTAAAGATATTGAGAAACGCTTACAGGCGCTGGTGAACCAGCAGGGAAGTGAAAACCTGGCGATATTGCGCGATGAAATGGGGATGTCGATGGAGGAAGGCTGTGGCATTTATCGCACGACAACGCTGATGCAAAACACCATAGACAAGCTCGCCGAGCTTAAAGAGCGTTTTAAACGGGTCCGTATCAACGACAGCTCCAGCGTATTTAATACAGAACTGCTCTACAACATTGAGCTGGGGCACGGGCTGGATGTCGCGGAGTGCATGGCATACTCTGCCTTTAACCGCAGAGAATCACGCGGTGCACATCAACGGCTGGATACAGGCTGTACCGAGCGTGACGATCAAAACTTCCTCAAGCACACCCTGACTTTTTATCGGGCCGAAGGCGCCCCGCATGTGACCTACGATGAGGTAAAAATCACCCGTTTACCGCCCGCTAAACGCGTTTATGGCGCAGAATCCGAGCACACAGCGGAAAAGGAGCAGCAGCATGACTGA
- the asd gene encoding archaetidylserine decarboxylase (Phosphatidylserine decarboxylase is synthesized as a single chain precursor. Generation of the pyruvoyl active site from a Ser is coupled to cleavage of a Gly-Ser bond between the larger (beta) and smaller (alpha chains). It is an integral membrane protein.), whose product MLDRIKLGLNYLLPKKWLTELAGWGASKRAGWLTKAVIDLFVRYYKVDMSEAQKPDTATYRTFNDFFVRPLRDDARPIDADPNLLVLPADGAISQLGRIDGDSIFQAKGHFYSLESLLAGNYQLADKFRDGEFATTYLAPRDYHRVHMPCNGILREMIYVPGDLFSVNPLTAQNVPNLFARNERVICYFDTEFGPMVQILVGATIVGSIETAWSGTVTPPRQGVIKRWTWPGAEEEGAVVLLKGQEMGRFKLGSTVINLFAPGKVQLVESLAAGSKTQLGQPLAIALQKTDADTVLQHQ is encoded by the coding sequence GTGTTGGACCGTATAAAACTCGGCCTGAATTATTTGCTGCCAAAAAAGTGGCTGACTGAATTAGCCGGCTGGGGCGCAAGTAAACGTGCAGGATGGTTGACCAAAGCTGTCATCGATCTGTTTGTACGCTACTACAAAGTTGATATGTCTGAAGCGCAAAAGCCGGATACTGCCACCTATCGGACATTTAATGACTTTTTCGTCCGTCCCCTGCGTGACGACGCACGTCCGATTGACGCAGACCCTAACCTATTGGTGTTGCCCGCTGATGGTGCCATCAGCCAGCTTGGTCGTATTGATGGTGACAGTATTTTTCAGGCAAAAGGCCATTTTTATTCACTGGAATCGCTATTGGCAGGAAACTATCAGTTGGCCGATAAATTCCGTGATGGTGAGTTTGCGACCACTTACCTCGCTCCTCGCGACTATCATCGCGTGCATATGCCCTGTAACGGTATCCTGCGTGAGATGATTTACGTTCCCGGCGATCTGTTCTCGGTAAACCCGTTGACTGCGCAAAACGTACCCAACCTGTTTGCCCGTAACGAACGCGTCATTTGTTACTTCGATACCGAATTTGGACCTATGGTGCAAATTTTAGTAGGTGCAACTATCGTTGGAAGTATCGAAACGGCCTGGTCCGGCACTGTTACTCCACCGCGTCAGGGCGTAATTAAACGCTGGACATGGCCCGGCGCAGAAGAAGAAGGCGCGGTAGTTCTGTTGAAAGGGCAGGAAATGGGACGTTTTAAACTCGGCTCGACCGTGATCAACCTGTTTGCTCCCGGGAAAGTTCAGTTGGTAGAAAGCCTGGCGGCGGGAAGTAAAACGCAGTTGGGACAACCTTTAGCGATCGCATTGCAGAAAACCGATGCGGATACCGTCTTACAACATCAATAG
- a CDS encoding succinate dehydrogenase/fumarate reductase iron-sulfur subunit produces the protein MTELSTLKIEVQRYNPEKDAAPYGERYEVPYDAQTSLLDALGYIKDNLAFDLSWRWSCRMAICGSCGMMINGVPKLACKTFLRDYPNGMSIAPLANFPVERDLIVDMTHFIENLAAIKPYIIGNNRQPDDGPNQQTPSQMAKYHQFSGCINCGLCYAACPQFGLNPEFIGPAAITLAHRYNLDNRDRGKAQRMPLLNGENGVWRCTFVGYCSEVCPKHVDPAAAIQQGKIESSKDFIIAMLSPR, from the coding sequence ATGACTGAGTTGAGCACGCTGAAAATAGAGGTTCAGCGTTACAATCCGGAAAAAGATGCAGCACCGTACGGTGAAAGGTATGAAGTGCCTTACGACGCGCAAACCTCATTGCTGGATGCGTTGGGCTACATCAAAGACAACCTGGCATTCGATCTCTCCTGGCGCTGGTCATGCCGTATGGCGATCTGCGGTTCCTGCGGGATGATGATCAACGGTGTCCCCAAGCTGGCCTGTAAAACATTTTTACGCGACTACCCAAATGGTATGAGCATTGCGCCGCTGGCTAATTTCCCCGTGGAGCGGGATTTAATCGTTGATATGACGCACTTTATTGAAAATCTCGCCGCGATTAAACCTTATATCATCGGAAATAATCGCCAGCCCGATGACGGTCCCAACCAACAAACCCCCTCTCAAATGGCGAAATATCATCAATTCTCGGGATGTATTAACTGCGGACTTTGCTATGCCGCCTGCCCGCAATTTGGTCTCAATCCTGAGTTTATCGGACCAGCCGCCATTACGCTGGCACACCGCTATAACCTTGATAATCGCGATCGTGGTAAAGCTCAGCGCATGCCGCTACTGAATGGCGAGAATGGCGTTTGGCGCTGTACTTTTGTTGGCTACTGCTCGGAAGTTTGCCCTAAACATGTCGATCCTGCCGCCGCTATCCAGCAGGGAAAAATAGAAAGTAGCAAAGATTTCATTATCGCGATGCTTTCCCCCCGCTAG
- the mscM gene encoding miniconductance mechanosensitive channel MscM: MRIPSYNINSRFPYVRLILSVLLACCLSVSFVYAASVPDAAQIKQELEEAKAGKNTPNQAEVIQSFEAAINWLDEQQSSLELTQQYQQVIDGFPKISRELRQQIASVTDNEKTVRSSMSGAELDQEILQVSSQLLEEGRQAQQEQDRAREISDSLSQLPQQQTEARRALSDNERRLQSQPSPASPLAQAQLYARQTESAAHKARIDELGLAQLSANNRQELARMRAELHQKKAEQLDAYLQALRNQLNSQRQREAELALERTEQLAENSSDLPEEITAQFHVNRELSAALNQQAQHMDLVASQQRQATNQTIQVRQALSTIREQSQWLGASNLLGEALRAQVARLPEMPKSQQLDNDMGQLRVQRLHYEDLLERQQQLRQLRQANGEELTSNQKRILDAQLRTQRELLGSLVAGSDTLILEVTKLKVANSQLEDALKEIKEATHRYLFWSADVNPINLSYPLDLARDLNRLLSLDSLSQVGGAFVMMFTSKETLLPIIGALLLVGFSISSRRHYSAFLDRASSRVGKVTQDHFSLTLRTVFWSILVALPLPVLWAALGYGLQHAWPYPIAVAIGAGVTATLPVLWAFMISASFARPQGLFVVHFRWPQQRVARAKRYYSLSIGFIVPLIMLLIAFDNLEDRQFSASLGRLCFIFICGALSLVTVSLKRAGLPLYLDKEGNGDNIINKILWNLMICIPLIAALASATGYLATAQALLARLETSVAIWFLLLIIYHIIRRWMLIQRRRIAFDRARQRRAEMLAHRARNEEEVTYNADGVEIDEPVIDLDAISAQSLRLVRSLLTLIALVSVIVLWSEIHSAFSFLENITLWDASTTVQGVESIQPITLGSLLIAILVIIITTQLVRNMPALLELALLQHLSLTPGTGYAITTLTKYVLLLVGGLVGFSMIGIEWSKLQWLVAALGVGLGFGLQEIFANFISGLIILFEKPIRIGDTVTIRDLTGSITRINTRATTITDWDRKEIIVPNKAFITEQFVNWSLSDSVTRVVLTIPAPASANSEEVSNILLQAAERCTYVLDTPQPESFLVDLQQGIQLFELRIHAAEMGHRMPLRNELHQLILHGFREHGIEMPFPPFQVRMDTLGRKTPTSNDNPASRIFKSGGL, from the coding sequence ATGCGGATACCGTCTTACAACATCAATAGCAGGTTTCCTTACGTGCGCCTGATTCTCTCTGTTTTGCTGGCTTGCTGCCTGAGTGTCTCTTTCGTTTACGCTGCCAGCGTGCCTGATGCTGCCCAAATTAAGCAGGAGCTTGAGGAGGCAAAGGCGGGAAAAAATACGCCTAACCAGGCAGAGGTGATACAGTCCTTTGAAGCGGCGATAAACTGGCTTGATGAACAGCAAAGCTCGCTTGAGCTCACTCAGCAGTATCAGCAAGTTATCGACGGATTTCCGAAAATTTCACGCGAGCTAAGGCAGCAGATTGCTAGCGTGACCGATAACGAAAAAACCGTACGCAGTAGTATGAGCGGTGCTGAACTCGATCAGGAAATCCTGCAGGTCAGTAGCCAATTACTGGAAGAGGGACGTCAGGCGCAGCAGGAGCAAGATCGTGCACGGGAAATCAGCGACTCGCTTTCACAGCTACCACAGCAACAAACTGAAGCACGGCGAGCACTGAGTGATAATGAACGCCGCCTTCAGTCGCAGCCCTCCCCAGCTTCTCCACTGGCACAGGCGCAACTTTATGCCCGCCAGACAGAATCCGCCGCGCACAAGGCTCGGATTGATGAACTGGGGCTGGCGCAGCTATCAGCTAATAACCGTCAGGAACTGGCGCGCATGCGTGCCGAGCTGCATCAGAAAAAAGCAGAACAACTTGACGCATATTTGCAGGCGCTACGTAATCAGCTTAATAGCCAACGCCAGCGTGAAGCCGAGCTGGCGCTGGAACGCACAGAACAGTTAGCTGAAAACAGCAGCGATCTTCCCGAAGAGATAACGGCGCAGTTTCACGTTAATCGCGAGCTGTCAGCCGCACTCAATCAGCAAGCGCAGCATATGGATTTAGTCGCTTCACAGCAGCGCCAGGCGACAAACCAAACCATCCAGGTGCGCCAGGCATTGAGCACTATTCGCGAGCAATCTCAGTGGCTGGGCGCATCTAATCTACTCGGTGAAGCCCTGCGTGCTCAGGTCGCTCGTCTGCCTGAAATGCCAAAATCGCAGCAGCTTGATAATGATATGGGGCAGCTTCGCGTCCAGCGGCTGCATTACGAAGATCTGCTCGAACGGCAACAGCAGCTCCGCCAGTTGCGTCAAGCCAATGGCGAAGAACTCACCAGTAATCAAAAGCGTATTCTTGATGCCCAACTCCGCACACAGCGCGAATTACTGGGATCGCTGGTTGCCGGGAGTGACACCTTAATCCTTGAAGTAACCAAGCTGAAAGTGGCAAATAGTCAGTTGGAAGATGCTTTAAAGGAGATCAAAGAGGCGACGCATCGTTACCTGTTCTGGAGCGCTGATGTTAACCCCATTAATTTGAGCTATCCGCTTGACCTGGCTCGCGACCTGAATCGTCTGCTATCGCTGGACAGTTTAAGCCAGGTTGGTGGTGCCTTTGTCATGATGTTTACCAGCAAAGAAACCCTGCTCCCAATTATTGGTGCACTATTGTTGGTCGGTTTCAGCATCAGCTCCCGACGCCACTACAGTGCCTTTCTTGATCGCGCGTCAAGCCGCGTGGGGAAAGTGACCCAGGATCATTTTAGCCTGACGCTGCGTACCGTATTTTGGTCAATTCTGGTGGCCTTGCCACTGCCGGTATTGTGGGCCGCGCTGGGCTATGGTTTACAGCATGCCTGGCCTTATCCCATCGCGGTGGCCATCGGCGCGGGAGTCACGGCAACGTTGCCCGTACTGTGGGCCTTTATGATCAGTGCTTCCTTTGCCCGTCCACAGGGATTGTTTGTCGTACATTTTCGCTGGCCACAGCAACGGGTTGCCCGCGCGAAGCGTTACTATTCGTTGTCGATTGGCTTTATTGTGCCGCTGATTATGCTGCTTATTGCCTTTGATAACCTGGAAGATCGTCAATTTTCCGCATCGCTGGGACGGCTTTGCTTTATTTTTATCTGTGGTGCGCTGAGTCTGGTGACTGTAAGCCTGAAGCGCGCCGGTTTGCCGCTTTATCTCGATAAAGAGGGGAACGGCGATAACATTATTAATAAGATCCTGTGGAACCTGATGATCTGTATTCCACTGATCGCCGCGCTGGCTTCGGCTACGGGCTATCTGGCAACCGCCCAGGCGCTGCTGGCGCGTTTAGAAACGTCCGTCGCTATCTGGTTCCTGCTACTGATTATTTACCACATCATTCGCCGATGGATGCTTATTCAGCGCCGTCGTATTGCATTCGATCGCGCACGACAACGCCGTGCCGAAATGCTGGCCCATCGCGCGCGCAATGAAGAAGAAGTAACCTATAACGCAGATGGTGTAGAAATTGATGAACCGGTTATCGATCTTGATGCCATCAGTGCGCAATCCCTACGCCTGGTTCGCTCGCTGCTGACGCTCATAGCGCTAGTGTCGGTCATTGTTCTGTGGTCAGAAATCCATTCGGCGTTTAGCTTCCTCGAAAATATTACGCTTTGGGATGCCAGCACCACCGTGCAAGGCGTGGAAAGCATCCAGCCAATTACCCTCGGCTCGCTGCTGATCGCTATTTTGGTGATTATTATTACCACTCAACTGGTGCGCAATATGCCTGCCTTGCTCGAACTGGCATTGCTGCAGCACCTGAGCCTGACGCCTGGCACTGGTTACGCTATCACCACGCTGACCAAATATGTCTTATTACTGGTTGGCGGGCTGGTCGGTTTTTCCATGATTGGTATTGAGTGGTCGAAATTACAATGGCTGGTTGCTGCGCTGGGCGTAGGATTAGGATTCGGCCTGCAGGAGATTTTTGCTAACTTTATTTCAGGCTTGATTATCCTGTTTGAAAAACCGATTCGTATTGGCGATACCGTGACTATTCGCGATCTGACCGGCAGCATTACACGCATTAATACCCGGGCCACCACTATCACTGACTGGGATCGCAAAGAGATTATCGTGCCCAATAAAGCCTTTATTACCGAGCAGTTCGTTAACTGGTCACTTTCGGATTCGGTCACCCGTGTAGTTCTGACCATTCCGGCCCCCGCCTCGGCGAATAGCGAAGAGGTCAGTAATATTTTGTTGCAGGCCGCCGAGCGCTGCACCTACGTGCTGGACACACCGCAGCCAGAGTCCTTCCTTGTCGATTTGCAGCAGGGTATTCAACTGTTCGAGTTACGTATTCACGCCGCAGAGATGGGCCATCGTATGCCGTTGCGTAATGAACTACACCAGCTGATTTTGCATGGTTTTCGTGAGCACGGCATCGAGATGCCTTTCCCACCTTTCCAGGTGCGGATGGATACCCTCGGACGTAAGACGCCTACCAGTAACGATAATCCGGCGTCCAGAATTTTTAAGTCCGGTGGGTTATAA
- the orn gene encoding oligoribonuclease, producing MSGNENNLIWIDLEMTGLNPERDRIIEIATLVTDANLNILAEGPVLAVHQTDAQLALMDDWNVRTHTGSGLVERVKASQYDDRAAERATIEFLSQWVPANSSPICGNSVGQDRRFLFKYMPELEAYFHYRYLDVSTLKELARRWKPDILPGFKKQGTHQALDDIRESVAELAYYREHFIQL from the coding sequence ATGAGCGGAAATGAAAACAACCTGATTTGGATCGATCTGGAAATGACCGGGCTTAATCCGGAACGCGATCGTATTATCGAAATAGCGACCTTAGTTACCGATGCAAATCTCAATATCCTGGCAGAGGGGCCTGTGCTGGCGGTACATCAGACTGATGCGCAGTTAGCGCTGATGGATGACTGGAACGTGCGGACACATACTGGTAGTGGCTTGGTTGAACGCGTGAAAGCCAGTCAGTACGACGATCGCGCGGCGGAGCGCGCCACTATTGAATTCCTCAGTCAGTGGGTGCCTGCTAACAGTTCACCAATTTGTGGTAACAGCGTCGGTCAGGATCGCCGGTTTTTGTTTAAATATATGCCGGAGCTGGAAGCCTATTTTCACTATCGCTATCTTGACGTCAGTACACTGAAAGAGTTGGCACGTCGCTGGAAGCCGGACATTTTGCCCGGCTTCAAAAAGCAAGGCACGCATCAGGCGCTGGATGATATTCGCGAATCCGTAGCTGAACTTGCTTATTACCGTGAACACTTTATTCAGTTGTAA
- the rsgA gene encoding small ribosomal subunit biogenesis GTPase RsgA, protein MSKNKLSKGQQRRVSANHDRRLKTRAGKPEPDDSLFGEARDGIAISRFGMHVDVEDADGTVHRCNIRRTIRSLVTGDRVVWRPGKEGSAMVKGIVEAVHERTSVLTRPDFYDGVKPIAANIDQIVIVSAILPELSLNIIDRYLIASETLEVEPLLVLNKTDLLDEEGRAFVDEQMDIYRHIGYRVLMVSSHEKQGLEELEQALTGRISIFAGQSGVGKSSLLNALLGLDPGQDEILTNDVSDVSGLGQHTTTAARLYHFPQGGDVIDSPGVREFGLWHLEPEQITQGFVEFREFLGDCKFRDCKHDTDPGCAIREAVERGQIDESRFYNYHRILESMSQVKTRKNFANEE, encoded by the coding sequence GTGAGCAAAAACAAACTGTCCAAAGGCCAGCAACGCCGCGTTAGCGCCAACCACGATCGCCGTCTGAAAACTCGGGCGGGTAAACCAGAACCGGACGATAGCCTGTTTGGCGAAGCCCGTGATGGTATCGCGATCAGTCGTTTTGGCATGCACGTCGACGTCGAAGATGCTGATGGTACGGTGCATCGTTGCAACATTCGTCGCACGATTCGGTCGCTGGTCACTGGCGATCGCGTTGTCTGGCGCCCCGGTAAAGAAGGCAGTGCGATGGTCAAAGGCATTGTTGAAGCGGTGCATGAACGCACATCCGTGCTAACGCGCCCCGACTTCTATGATGGTGTAAAGCCAATCGCAGCAAATATCGATCAAATTGTGATTGTCTCGGCAATATTGCCGGAGCTGTCACTGAATATCATCGATCGTTATCTTATCGCCAGTGAGACGCTGGAGGTTGAACCACTGTTGGTACTCAATAAAACCGACCTCCTTGATGAAGAAGGCCGCGCTTTTGTTGATGAGCAAATGGATATCTACCGTCATATCGGCTACCGCGTGCTGATGGTTTCCAGCCACGAAAAACAGGGGCTGGAAGAGCTGGAACAGGCATTAACTGGCCGAATCAGTATTTTTGCGGGCCAGTCTGGCGTAGGTAAATCAAGTCTGCTGAACGCCCTCCTCGGCTTGGATCCGGGCCAGGATGAAATTCTGACGAATGATGTTTCCGACGTTTCAGGCCTGGGGCAGCATACTACAACTGCCGCGCGTCTTTATCACTTCCCACAGGGGGGAGATGTGATTGACTCACCTGGCGTTCGCGAATTCGGCCTGTGGCATTTAGAACCGGAACAAATCACCCAAGGATTTGTCGAATTCCGTGAATTTTTAGGCGATTGCAAATTCCGCGACTGCAAACATGACACCGATCCCGGTTGTGCCATTCGTGAAGCCGTCGAGCGGGGCCAGATCGATGAATCCCGTTTTTATAACTATCATCGAATTCTGGAGAGTATGTCGCAGGTTAAGACGCGGAAAAACTTCGCTAACGAAGAATAA